One window from the genome of Serinibacter salmoneus encodes:
- a CDS encoding glycoside hydrolase family 30 protein codes for MSPTPPAAAATTPVSVTVTSSDRALLLEPDEVSFEAGVSALPTIVVDPHTTFQTFRGVGASITHSSAALINALPDAQRREVMEMLFDPEEGIGLSVLRQPIGSSDFTPTSEHFTLADSADEDPGITSFDLSPDEETVLPLLREAREINPELTIIATPWSPPAWMKTSGSLDGGRLRSDSGVPKAYARYLAMAAEAYAQAGVPIDYLTVQNEPQHDAAVGYTTSGLDPLAAAEVIRHLGPQLYLRDLDTAVLGFDHNWALHPNDTTSTDGAANDPDYARTLMAQEGLWAMDGIAFHCYYGDPSAMTDFHADHPGEDLWVTECSGSHAPGDSDAKAFHDTFTWQTRMLTVGSMRNWASGVVGWNIALDADHGPYLGGCGTCTGFLTIEGMTVTPNAEYYAFAHLSAFVDVGAVRIDSTSWGATSWDGRPMSVAFRNPDGTYALLVHNQHDDPRSVAVAFGEQVLEYELPGGGVATFTWDAAGMPQPTAPVDLAGAEVTTEPTSGSQAASSGASGMRTVTLALGRVRSVSAVSLDIGDARGSEADRWVVETSWDGQKWTEVARGEGPALRAYSAFDRTWVKYVRVSVPADSGNAWDAAEFRVFR; via the coding sequence ATGTCCCCCACCCCGCCCGCAGCCGCGGCGACCACACCCGTCTCGGTGACCGTGACGAGTTCCGACCGCGCCCTGCTCCTGGAGCCGGACGAGGTGAGCTTCGAGGCGGGAGTCAGCGCCCTGCCCACCATCGTCGTCGACCCTCACACCACCTTCCAGACCTTCCGTGGCGTGGGTGCCTCGATCACGCACAGTTCGGCGGCGCTGATCAACGCGCTGCCGGACGCCCAGCGCCGCGAGGTCATGGAGATGCTGTTCGACCCAGAGGAGGGCATCGGGCTCTCGGTGCTGCGGCAGCCGATCGGGTCCAGCGACTTCACGCCCACGAGCGAGCACTTCACCCTCGCGGACTCCGCCGACGAGGATCCCGGTATCACCTCCTTCGACCTCTCCCCGGATGAGGAGACCGTGCTCCCGCTGCTGCGGGAGGCCCGGGAGATCAACCCGGAGCTGACGATCATCGCCACCCCGTGGAGCCCGCCGGCGTGGATGAAGACCAGTGGGTCGCTCGACGGCGGCCGGTTGCGCAGCGACTCCGGGGTGCCGAAGGCCTACGCCCGCTACCTGGCCATGGCCGCCGAGGCATACGCGCAGGCGGGGGTGCCGATCGACTACCTCACGGTGCAGAACGAGCCGCAGCACGATGCCGCCGTCGGGTACACCACCTCGGGGCTGGATCCCCTGGCAGCGGCGGAGGTGATCCGGCACCTCGGCCCCCAGCTCTACCTGCGGGATCTAGACACCGCGGTACTCGGGTTCGACCACAACTGGGCACTGCACCCGAACGACACCACCAGCACCGACGGCGCGGCGAACGATCCCGACTACGCCCGCACTCTCATGGCACAGGAGGGCCTGTGGGCAATGGATGGCATCGCGTTCCATTGCTACTACGGCGATCCGAGCGCAATGACCGACTTCCACGCCGATCATCCGGGTGAGGACCTGTGGGTCACGGAGTGCAGCGGCTCCCACGCCCCCGGCGACTCGGACGCGAAGGCGTTCCACGACACCTTCACCTGGCAGACCCGGATGCTCACCGTGGGCTCGATGCGCAACTGGGCGAGTGGCGTGGTCGGGTGGAACATTGCTCTGGACGCCGACCACGGCCCCTACCTGGGCGGCTGCGGCACCTGCACCGGATTCCTCACGATCGAGGGGATGACGGTGACGCCGAACGCGGAGTACTACGCATTCGCGCACCTCTCGGCCTTCGTGGACGTGGGCGCGGTCCGGATCGACTCGACCTCCTGGGGCGCCACGAGCTGGGACGGGCGGCCGATGAGCGTCGCGTTCCGCAACCCCGATGGGACGTACGCGCTGCTCGTGCACAACCAGCACGACGACCCGCGCAGCGTCGCCGTTGCGTTCGGGGAGCAGGTCCTGGAGTACGAGCTGCCGGGCGGCGGCGTGGCGACCTTCACCTGGGACGCCGCCGGGATGCCCCAGCCCACCGCCCCGGTGGACCTGGCGGGGGCGGAGGTGACCACCGAGCCCACGAGCGGGAGCCAGGCTGCGTCGTCGGGGGCCTCCGGCATGCGCACGGTGACCTTGGCGCTCGGGCGGGTGCGCTCGGTCTCCGCGGTCTCCCTCGATATCGGGGATGCGCGCGGCAGCGAGGCGGACCGGTGGGTCGTGGAGACCAGTTGGGACGGGCAGAAGTGGACGGAGGTGGCGCGCGGGGAGGGGCCCGCGCTGCGCGCCTACTCCGCCTTCGATCGGACGTGGGTCAAGTACGTGCGGGTGAGCGTGCCGGCGGACTCGGGCAATGCCTGGGACGCGGCAGAGTTCCGCGTGTTCCGTTGA
- a CDS encoding DUF4041 domain-containing protein — protein MSAGEPGAAASTAPPPAVSVDGTPASIPVFGARKRARELDAEVRRLRAEVERLGAMESVQIQQEIQALREQRAREHADALRERAEIDIEITRLRSTASAIQAQIVQMEETAILQEVGIYEYAHPLADAAAYKDRLTMIRDRMKEAARKDGGAIEAATGWTVNGSQAEGKRMVAQTSKLMLRAYNAEADHLVRSLRPHRLDASLDRLGKTRETIAKLGKSMSIRISDYYHRLRVEELRLTADYLAKVAEEKEEQRAAREALREQRKVEKEMAAAREKLAKEREHYENARAALLAKGDAEGAARLDEQLADVARAIEDVDYRAANQRAGYVYVISNLGAMGPGMIKIGMTRRLEPMDRVRELGDASVPFGFDVHALFFAEDAVGIEAEMHRRLDDRRVNRVNLRREFFYATPTEALAHLKDLAGEVLTFTELPEALEYHQSQNIVAASAGGQAPTHA, from the coding sequence ATGAGCGCTGGCGAGCCCGGCGCCGCGGCTTCGACAGCCCCGCCGCCCGCCGTCAGCGTCGATGGCACCCCGGCAAGCATCCCTGTGTTCGGCGCCCGGAAGCGTGCACGCGAACTCGACGCTGAGGTGCGGCGCCTGCGCGCCGAGGTCGAGCGGCTCGGCGCCATGGAATCCGTGCAGATCCAGCAGGAGATCCAAGCGCTACGCGAGCAGAGGGCTCGGGAGCACGCCGACGCACTGCGGGAACGTGCCGAGATCGACATCGAGATCACTCGCTTGCGCAGCACCGCATCCGCGATCCAGGCCCAGATCGTTCAGATGGAGGAGACGGCCATCCTCCAGGAGGTTGGCATCTACGAGTATGCCCACCCTCTGGCCGACGCAGCCGCCTACAAGGACCGGCTCACGATGATCCGCGATCGCATGAAGGAGGCGGCGCGCAAGGACGGTGGTGCGATCGAAGCGGCAACCGGATGGACCGTGAACGGTAGCCAGGCGGAGGGCAAGCGCATGGTGGCCCAGACCTCCAAACTGATGTTGCGCGCATACAACGCCGAAGCCGATCACCTGGTCCGCAGCCTCAGGCCCCACCGCCTCGACGCGAGCCTCGACCGGCTCGGGAAGACCCGCGAGACGATCGCCAAACTCGGCAAGTCCATGTCGATCCGCATCTCCGACTACTACCACCGGCTCCGGGTCGAGGAACTCCGCCTCACTGCGGACTACCTCGCCAAGGTCGCGGAGGAGAAGGAAGAGCAGCGCGCAGCGCGGGAGGCACTCCGCGAACAGCGCAAGGTCGAGAAGGAGATGGCTGCGGCGCGGGAGAAGCTCGCCAAGGAACGCGAACACTACGAGAATGCCCGTGCGGCCCTCCTTGCCAAGGGCGACGCCGAAGGGGCCGCGCGCCTGGACGAACAACTCGCCGACGTCGCGCGGGCCATCGAAGACGTGGACTACCGCGCAGCCAACCAGCGGGCGGGGTACGTTTACGTCATCTCCAACCTCGGTGCCATGGGTCCCGGCATGATCAAGATCGGGATGACGCGCCGCCTCGAGCCCATGGATCGGGTTCGTGAACTCGGCGACGCCTCCGTGCCCTTCGGGTTCGACGTGCACGCCCTCTTCTTCGCCGAGGACGCGGTGGGAATCGAAGCCGAGATGCACCGCAGGCTCGATGATCGCCGGGTCAACCGCGTGAACCTGCGCCGCGAGTTCTTCTACGCCACGCCGACCGAAGCCCTCGCGCACCTCAAGGATCTCGCGGGCGAGGTGCTCACCTTCACGGAGCTTCCCGAGGCACTCGAGTACCACCAGAGCCAGAACATCGTGGCGGCCTCAGCGGGAGGACAGGCTCCGACGCATGCCTGA
- the pepN gene encoding aminopeptidase N, giving the protein MTSTPAPADPIADLTREEAATRAGVVHEVSYAVDLDLTASGEEFVSRTTVRFLATPGASTFLDLIAARVHRVTLNGAALPAEAVAAGRIALTDLGERNEVVVEADCRYVRTGQGLHRFVDPADGETYLYSQFAEMDARRVFACFDQPDIKASWQLGVLAPARWAVISNARSPEPEVIAGHGGSAAESSDAVARWSFDETPRMSTYVMAVVAGPYAYEETTLETLAGAVPARVWGRPALREHLAAAEVFEATQAGLRFYEAAMGVPFPYDSYDQVYVPEYNLGAMENVGCVTISEDSLLFRSRPSQAQEEFRTVVVLHELAHMWFGDLVTMRWWDDLWLNESFAEFAGTLTGERVTEHADAWVSFGVHRKSVAYRIDQLPTTHPVIGDVPSVEATTGAFDMITYAKGASVLRQLAHTLGEEVFFAGIGAYLRAYAEGNATLTELLAELERASGRDLGEWSTAWLATAGLSTLTAEISQEESGALAAIRVVESLPSGEGIPAPQPHRSHRLNVAGYALREGVLEREWVEDVSVTGGAGEVPNVAGRARPDLLMVNDDDLTYAKVVLDEVSLATVLQHPGAVAAPMLQSLVLTSLWHAVRDGRLDAEDYLPAALGILAVAGNSTTISATCGHLATAVAQYVTPARSAQVRASVADALWALVLASAEGSDAQLQLLRGYLAVMGTTAQGERAMALLAGTSPVGGVSVDVDLRWEILQGAVACGAASEADVAAALAADDTAAGRRRAAGVRAAVGTPEAKAAAWRSLIGADGEELANATMFAVAGGLMRVSDPAVLVDLVPQWFDSLRGFWASTSPNVAKRVVNATFPLVTAGRPGADVVERAQSWLEANGDAPSVLRACVVEGLTEARRAIAAQERAAG; this is encoded by the coding sequence ATGACGAGCACTCCCGCCCCCGCTGACCCGATCGCCGATCTGACCCGCGAGGAGGCCGCCACCCGCGCGGGCGTGGTGCACGAGGTGAGCTACGCCGTCGACCTCGACCTCACCGCCAGCGGCGAGGAGTTCGTCTCCCGCACCACCGTGCGCTTCCTCGCCACCCCGGGTGCGAGCACGTTCCTGGACCTCATCGCGGCCCGCGTGCACCGCGTCACCCTCAACGGCGCAGCGCTGCCCGCCGAGGCCGTGGCGGCCGGGCGGATCGCCCTGACGGACCTCGGCGAGCGGAATGAGGTGGTGGTGGAGGCCGACTGCCGCTACGTGCGCACCGGGCAGGGCCTGCACCGGTTCGTGGACCCCGCCGACGGCGAGACCTACCTGTACTCCCAGTTCGCCGAGATGGACGCGCGGCGGGTCTTCGCCTGCTTCGACCAGCCGGACATCAAGGCGTCCTGGCAGCTCGGCGTGCTCGCCCCCGCCCGCTGGGCCGTGATCTCCAACGCCCGCTCCCCCGAGCCCGAGGTGATCGCCGGCCACGGCGGCAGTGCGGCGGAGTCGAGCGACGCCGTCGCCCGCTGGTCCTTCGACGAGACCCCGCGGATGTCCACCTACGTGATGGCCGTGGTCGCCGGCCCGTACGCCTACGAGGAGACCACCCTGGAGACGCTGGCCGGCGCCGTGCCCGCCCGGGTGTGGGGCCGCCCCGCGCTGCGCGAGCACCTGGCCGCCGCGGAGGTCTTCGAGGCGACCCAGGCGGGCCTGCGGTTCTACGAGGCCGCGATGGGCGTGCCGTTCCCGTACGACTCCTACGACCAGGTCTACGTGCCGGAGTACAACCTCGGCGCCATGGAGAACGTGGGCTGCGTGACCATCTCCGAGGACTCCCTGCTCTTCCGCTCCCGCCCGAGCCAGGCGCAGGAGGAGTTCCGCACCGTGGTGGTGCTGCACGAGCTCGCCCACATGTGGTTCGGCGACCTGGTGACGATGCGCTGGTGGGACGACCTGTGGCTGAACGAGTCCTTCGCGGAGTTCGCCGGCACCCTGACCGGGGAGCGCGTCACCGAGCACGCCGATGCCTGGGTCTCCTTCGGGGTACACCGCAAGTCCGTGGCCTACCGGATCGACCAACTCCCCACCACCCACCCGGTCATCGGGGACGTGCCGAGCGTGGAGGCCACCACCGGCGCGTTCGACATGATCACCTACGCCAAGGGCGCCTCCGTGCTGCGCCAGCTCGCCCACACCCTGGGCGAGGAGGTCTTCTTCGCGGGGATCGGCGCCTACCTGCGCGCCTACGCGGAGGGGAACGCCACCCTCACCGAGCTGCTGGCCGAGCTGGAGCGCGCTTCCGGGCGTGACCTCGGGGAATGGTCGACGGCGTGGCTCGCCACGGCAGGGCTGTCCACCCTGACGGCCGAGATCAGTCAGGAGGAGTCCGGCGCGCTCGCCGCGATCCGGGTGGTCGAGTCGCTGCCGAGCGGCGAGGGCATCCCCGCCCCGCAGCCGCACCGTTCCCACCGTCTGAACGTGGCCGGCTACGCGCTGCGCGAGGGCGTGCTGGAACGGGAGTGGGTGGAGGACGTCTCGGTGACGGGCGGCGCCGGCGAGGTGCCGAACGTCGCCGGCCGAGCGCGCCCGGACCTGCTCATGGTCAACGACGACGACCTCACCTACGCGAAGGTGGTGCTGGATGAGGTCTCCCTCGCCACGGTGCTTCAGCACCCGGGCGCGGTGGCCGCCCCGATGCTGCAGTCGCTGGTGCTCACCTCGCTGTGGCACGCCGTGCGGGACGGGCGCCTGGACGCCGAGGACTACCTCCCGGCGGCGCTCGGGATCCTCGCCGTGGCCGGGAACTCCACCACGATCTCCGCGACCTGCGGCCACCTCGCCACCGCGGTGGCGCAGTACGTGACGCCCGCGCGCTCGGCGCAGGTGCGAGCCTCGGTGGCCGACGCGCTGTGGGCGCTGGTGCTGGCCTCGGCCGAGGGCAGCGATGCGCAGTTGCAGCTGCTGCGGGGCTACCTCGCGGTGATGGGGACGACGGCGCAGGGCGAGCGGGCGATGGCGCTGCTGGCGGGCACGTCCCCGGTGGGCGGGGTGAGCGTGGACGTGGACCTGCGCTGGGAGATCCTGCAGGGCGCAGTGGCGTGCGGGGCCGCGAGCGAGGCCGACGTCGCGGCGGCACTAGCGGCGGACGACACCGCGGCCGGGCGACGCCGCGCGGCCGGGGTGCGGGCCGCCGTCGGGACCCCCGAGGCGAAGGCCGCGGCGTGGCGCTCCCTGATCGGGGCCGACGGCGAGGAACTGGCCAACGCGACGATGTTCGCCGTGGCCGGCGGGCTGATGCGGGTCAGCGACCCGGCGGTCTTGGTGGACCTGGTGCCGCAGTGGTTCGACTCGCTGCGCGGTTTCTGGGCCTCCACCTCCCCGAACGTGGCCAAGCGCGTGGTGAACGCGACCTTCCCGCTGGTGACGGCCGGGCGACCCGGCGCCGATGTGGTCGAGCGTGCGCAGTCGTGGCTCGAGGCGAACGGCGACGCGCCCAGCGTGCTGCGCGCCTGCGTCGTGGAGGGCCTCACGGAGGCACGGCGCGCGATCGCGGCGCAGGAGCGCGCCGCCGGCTGA
- a CDS encoding aldo/keto reductase, whose translation MSIPTIPLNSGHAIPQLGFGVFKVPADEAERAVSEAFEVGYRHIDTAAIYGNEEGVGAAIAKSGLPREDLFITTKLWNDRHAGSEPHAAIRESLDKLGLEAVDLYLVHWPAPANDQYVNAWERMIEIRDAGLARSIGVSNHLPEHLDRIVAATGVVPAVDQVELHPAYQQRDVQAWGKAHGMHVESWGPLGQGKYPLLENPVVTAAAEAHGATPAQVVIRWHLQNGLIVFPKSSRKERMAENFDVVGFELSAQEMAAIDGLDPQDGSGRVGTHPSELN comes from the coding sequence ATGAGCATCCCCACCATCCCACTGAACTCCGGCCACGCCATCCCCCAGCTCGGCTTCGGCGTCTTCAAGGTCCCCGCCGACGAGGCGGAGCGGGCCGTCTCCGAGGCCTTCGAGGTGGGCTACCGCCACATCGACACGGCCGCCATCTACGGCAACGAGGAGGGCGTCGGCGCCGCGATCGCGAAGAGCGGTCTCCCCCGTGAGGACCTGTTCATCACCACCAAGCTGTGGAACGACCGGCACGCCGGGTCCGAGCCGCACGCCGCCATCCGCGAGAGCCTGGACAAGCTCGGCCTGGAGGCCGTGGACCTGTATCTCGTGCACTGGCCCGCGCCCGCGAACGACCAGTACGTCAACGCGTGGGAGCGCATGATCGAGATCCGCGACGCCGGCCTCGCGCGCTCCATCGGCGTCTCCAACCACCTCCCGGAGCACCTGGACCGGATCGTGGCCGCCACCGGCGTGGTCCCCGCCGTGGACCAGGTCGAGCTGCACCCCGCCTACCAGCAGCGCGACGTGCAGGCCTGGGGCAAGGCCCACGGCATGCACGTGGAGTCCTGGGGTCCGCTCGGCCAGGGCAAGTACCCGCTCCTGGAGAACCCGGTCGTGACCGCCGCGGCCGAGGCCCACGGGGCCACCCCGGCGCAGGTCGTGATCCGCTGGCACCTGCAGAACGGCCTCATCGTGTTCCCCAAGTCCTCCCGCAAGGAGCGCATGGCGGAGAACTTCGACGTGGTCGGCTTCGAGCTGAGCGCGCAGGAGATGGCCGCGATCGACGGCCTCGACCCGCAGGACGGCTCCGGCCGGGTGGGCACGCACCCGAGCGAGTTGAACTGA
- a CDS encoding helix-turn-helix domain-containing protein yields the protein MPNSPRSLGHRTTRAVLPPEDPASLDAVSAALSSESAVLVGPDGTHAAIPPEIQELLVDVVSALRNGDAVTVAPIATRLTTSQAADILGVSRPTLVKLLQDGAIPYEQPRRHRLLRLDDVLAYRDERSRQRAAKLTEMTRQAAADGLYEDTPEDYLDALRDQQSPGAS from the coding sequence ATGCCGAACTCACCGCGGAGCCTCGGTCATCGCACCACGAGGGCCGTCCTCCCGCCCGAGGATCCCGCGTCCCTGGACGCGGTGAGCGCTGCGCTCAGCAGTGAGAGCGCCGTCCTCGTCGGCCCCGACGGCACCCACGCCGCGATTCCGCCCGAGATCCAGGAGTTGCTCGTCGACGTGGTGAGCGCACTGCGTAATGGTGATGCCGTCACGGTCGCTCCCATCGCCACCCGCCTCACCACGAGTCAGGCGGCGGACATCCTCGGCGTCTCACGTCCGACCCTGGTCAAACTCCTCCAGGATGGAGCGATCCCGTACGAGCAGCCTCGGCGGCACCGACTCCTCCGGCTCGACGATGTGCTTGCCTATCGCGACGAGCGCAGTCGCCAGCGCGCAGCCAAGCTCACGGAGATGACGCGGCAAGCAGCCGCGGACGGACTCTACGAGGACACCCCGGAGGACTACCTCGACGCCCTCCGCGACCAGCAATCACCAGGAGCATCATGA
- a CDS encoding type I restriction endonuclease subunit R encodes MSFDESDLEEIFLENLADLGWTPLHGNQIAPGSTWQDAVGQERPNRESWGDLAIPSRVRDAARRLNPEVPTGHLDTAIAELLRPESNDPQAENHRLHNAVVQGFRFTYVDETGQERNPTIRLLDLHTREGNTFLAVNQVIIRSSEHERRLDVVLYVNGLPLVIVELKDAADPQATIDSAHAQLATYLREFPTAFRACAATIVSDGITARYGTPFTPLEHYSPWNVDHEGTPLKDGQGAQAADGVTRQDGEIPDAAQPSPSLTTDYDPPQLALDRLTDGLLDPTTFLAFLDGFIAFDAGEDGLTKRIAKPHQFAAVNAAVAATLAAVAGDGRAGVVWHTQGSGKSMEMELYAAKVMRENALLNPTLVVVTDRTELDGQLYATFERSELLPEQPRRILTRHELREELSTRRTGGILFTTLQKFGLTPGEKERRASHPVLSERSNIILIVDEAHRSHYDDLDGYAWHLKNALPNATLIAFTGTPLRENDRDTRAVFGNVIHTYDLTQAVIDGATVPVYFEPRLIRVLQSEEITAEEVDELADLATVGLDETERDRIEKGVARVNAVYGAPKRVHALAEDIVTHWEERRDAMHALVRAENSDIAPGKALIVAATREIAAALYEEIVALRPDWHSDQDAEGVIKVIYSGDATDPEALAKHVRPESAMRAVRERLKKPDDPLQLAIVKDMLLTGFDAPPLHTLYLDRPMKGALLMQTLARVNRTYRRKNAGLLVATAPVTENLAAALQEYSADDQQDRPVGRSVDAAVALVHELLAEIDLLLAPTRWRRLLAEAGDSVRAYSRAMLTVANYLRAPDPQVADGAAHPEQGAAPSRSVTFRTLAGRLQRAWALGGRQAELRDLREQVVFLSDVRVTIGKLDAEQRRSEGGAVPGEIEEQLAGLVARSVDSEDSLDIYRAAGVEPVRIDTLKEQALAALAERPDPHVAIEQLRNLVAAESQRVTGANLVRQQAFSARLGEIMAKYTNSNLSSAEVMAALFELGQEVRHEALRGNDFDPPLTTDELAFYDAVATNPSALELQGKDTLAAIARDLVAVMRRDAKTDWSQREDVKARLRSSVKRLLAKHRYPPDQQPAAVQLVIEQMELLARRAA; translated from the coding sequence ATGAGTTTCGACGAGTCCGACCTCGAGGAGATCTTCCTGGAGAACCTCGCTGACCTCGGCTGGACGCCGCTGCACGGCAACCAGATCGCCCCCGGCAGCACCTGGCAGGACGCCGTGGGCCAGGAGCGACCGAACCGGGAGTCCTGGGGCGACCTCGCGATCCCCTCCCGCGTGCGCGACGCCGCCCGCCGACTCAACCCCGAGGTGCCCACCGGCCACCTCGACACCGCCATCGCGGAGCTCCTCCGACCCGAGTCCAACGATCCCCAGGCCGAGAACCACCGGCTGCACAACGCCGTCGTCCAAGGATTCCGCTTCACCTACGTGGACGAGACCGGCCAGGAGCGCAATCCGACCATCCGACTGCTCGACCTGCACACGCGCGAGGGGAACACCTTCCTCGCGGTCAACCAGGTGATCATCCGCAGCAGCGAACACGAGCGCCGCCTCGATGTGGTGCTGTATGTCAACGGACTCCCGCTCGTGATCGTGGAACTCAAGGACGCCGCCGACCCCCAGGCCACCATCGACTCCGCGCACGCCCAACTCGCCACCTACCTACGCGAGTTCCCCACCGCCTTCCGCGCCTGCGCCGCCACGATTGTCTCCGACGGCATCACCGCCCGCTACGGCACCCCCTTCACGCCGCTCGAGCACTACTCGCCGTGGAACGTGGACCACGAGGGCACCCCCCTCAAGGACGGCCAGGGCGCGCAGGCCGCCGACGGCGTGACCCGGCAGGATGGCGAGATCCCCGACGCAGCCCAGCCTTCGCCGTCGCTCACCACGGACTACGACCCGCCCCAGCTCGCCCTCGACCGCCTCACCGACGGACTGCTCGACCCCACCACGTTCCTCGCCTTCCTCGACGGCTTCATCGCCTTCGATGCCGGAGAGGACGGCCTGACCAAGCGGATCGCGAAGCCCCACCAGTTCGCCGCCGTCAACGCGGCCGTCGCCGCGACTCTCGCCGCCGTGGCCGGCGACGGGCGCGCGGGAGTCGTCTGGCATACCCAGGGCTCGGGGAAGTCCATGGAGATGGAGCTCTACGCCGCCAAGGTGATGCGCGAGAACGCGCTCCTCAACCCCACCCTCGTGGTGGTGACCGACCGCACCGAACTCGACGGCCAGCTCTACGCCACCTTCGAGCGAAGCGAACTCCTGCCTGAGCAGCCCCGCCGCATCCTCACCCGTCACGAACTGCGAGAGGAACTCAGCACCCGGCGCACCGGCGGGATCCTCTTCACCACCCTGCAGAAGTTCGGCCTCACACCGGGGGAGAAGGAACGGCGTGCCAGCCACCCCGTGCTGAGCGAACGCAGCAACATCATCCTCATCGTCGACGAGGCCCACCGCAGCCACTACGACGACCTCGACGGCTACGCCTGGCACCTCAAGAATGCCCTGCCGAACGCCACCCTCATCGCCTTCACCGGCACCCCACTGCGGGAGAACGACCGCGACACCCGCGCCGTCTTCGGGAACGTGATCCACACCTACGACCTCACGCAGGCCGTCATCGACGGTGCCACCGTGCCCGTCTACTTCGAGCCGCGTCTCATCCGTGTGCTGCAGTCCGAGGAGATCACCGCCGAGGAGGTTGACGAACTCGCCGACCTCGCCACCGTCGGCCTGGACGAGACCGAACGGGACCGGATCGAGAAGGGTGTGGCGCGCGTCAACGCCGTCTACGGCGCACCCAAGCGCGTCCACGCTCTCGCGGAGGACATCGTAACGCACTGGGAGGAACGGCGGGACGCAATGCACGCGCTCGTGCGCGCCGAGAACAGCGACATCGCTCCCGGGAAGGCACTGATCGTCGCCGCCACCCGCGAGATCGCCGCCGCCCTGTATGAGGAGATCGTGGCGCTGCGCCCAGACTGGCACAGCGACCAGGACGCCGAGGGCGTCATCAAGGTCATCTACTCCGGGGACGCCACCGACCCCGAGGCCCTCGCGAAGCACGTGCGCCCCGAGTCCGCGATGCGGGCGGTGCGGGAGCGCCTGAAGAAGCCGGATGATCCGCTCCAACTCGCGATCGTCAAGGACATGCTGCTGACCGGGTTCGACGCCCCGCCGCTGCACACCCTCTACCTCGACCGGCCCATGAAGGGGGCGCTGCTCATGCAGACCCTCGCCCGCGTGAACCGCACCTACCGGCGCAAGAACGCCGGGCTACTCGTGGCCACCGCCCCCGTCACCGAGAACCTCGCGGCCGCCCTCCAGGAGTACAGCGCCGACGATCAGCAGGACCGGCCCGTGGGGCGCAGCGTGGACGCCGCGGTCGCCCTCGTGCACGAACTCCTCGCCGAGATCGACCTGCTCCTCGCGCCCACCCGGTGGCGGCGACTCCTCGCCGAGGCCGGCGACAGCGTGCGCGCCTACTCCCGGGCGATGCTCACCGTGGCGAACTACCTGCGCGCCCCGGACCCGCAGGTGGCCGACGGCGCAGCGCACCCGGAGCAGGGCGCCGCGCCGTCTCGATCGGTCACCTTCCGCACCCTGGCGGGGCGGCTGCAGCGCGCCTGGGCGCTCGGCGGCCGGCAGGCGGAATTGAGGGACCTGCGTGAGCAGGTGGTGTTCCTCTCCGACGTGCGCGTGACCATCGGGAAGCTCGACGCCGAACAACGGCGCTCCGAGGGTGGTGCCGTGCCCGGGGAGATCGAGGAGCAACTGGCGGGCCTCGTGGCGCGTTCGGTGGACTCCGAGGACAGCCTCGACATCTACCGTGCCGCCGGCGTGGAACCGGTGCGGATCGACACGCTCAAGGAGCAGGCGCTCGCGGCCCTGGCCGAGCGGCCGGATCCGCACGTGGCGATCGAGCAACTCCGCAACCTCGTGGCCGCCGAGTCCCAGCGCGTCACCGGGGCGAATCTGGTGCGCCAGCAGGCGTTCAGCGCACGGCTCGGCGAGATCATGGCGAAGTACACCAACTCGAACCTGTCCTCCGCGGAGGTCATGGCCGCTCTGTTCGAACTCGGGCAGGAGGTGCGGCACGAGGCATTACGGGGCAACGACTTCGACCCGCCGCTCACCACGGACGAGTTGGCCTTCTACGACGCCGTCGCCACCAACCCCTCGGCGCTGGAGCTCCAGGGCAAGGACACCCTCGCCGCGATCGCGCGCGACCTGGTCGCCGTGATGCGGCGCGACGCCAAGACCGACTGGAGCCAGCGCGAGGACGTCAAGGCCAGGCTCCGCTCGTCGGTGAAACGGCTCCTGGCCAAGCACCGCTATCCGCCCGACCAGCAGCCCGCCGCGGTGCAGCTCGTAATCGAGCAGATGGAACTGCTGGCGCGGCGGGCTGCTTAG